GCTCCTGTTAAGTCTGTCTCCTAAATGTGACGCAAACCGATCAGGGACTCAAGAATTTTTTAGTAACTTTACAACATAAGCGGTTGGGTGAATCGATACACCTAGATTGGCCCGCGCACCTCGAGACGCTTCGCAACCTAGCAAAATCGCCATGCCGGGCAGGGCGGAGGGAGGCCATCTCATGCCGCGGCACAATGTAGTAAACTTACCGCAAAACCGATATGGTTGTAGTCTGACAACATTTCCTTCCCTTCAGGAGGCGCCTCGACATGCCGAAGCCACCGCCGCACACTCCCATCCGCCGCACCAAGATCGTCGCCACCCTGGGCCCGGCCAGCGACCGCGAGGGCGTGCTGGAGGCGATGATCCGCGCCGGCGTCGACGTGGTGCGCCTCAACTTCTCCCACGGCAGCGCCGCCGACCACCGCCGCCGGCTGATCGCCGTGCGCCAGATCGCCGACCGCCTGGGGCGCAGCGTCGCCGCCCTGGGCGACCTGCAGGGGCCCAAGATCCGCATCGCCCGCTTCCAGGACGGCGCCGTGGTGCTCGAGGAGGGCCAGCCCTTCGTCCTCGACATGGCGCTGGCCGGCGACGCCGGCGACACCACCCGCGTCGGCTGCGACTACAAGCAGCTGATCGACGACGTCGCCCCCGGCGACCGCCTGCTGCTCGACGACGGCCGCCTGGTGCTCGACGTGGAGCGGGTCGAGGGGGCGCAGGTCCACACCACCGTGGTCACCGGCGGCAAGCTCTCCAACAACAAGGGCATCAACAAGCAGGGCGGCGGGCTCTCGGCCCCGGCGCTCACCGACAAGGACAAGGCCGACCTCGCGACCGCCATCGAGATCGGCGTGGATTATCTCGCCGTCTCCTTCCCGCGGCATGCCGAGGACATGCACGAGGCGCGCCGGCTGCTCGGCGAGGCGGGCAAGGAGATCGGCCTGGTCGCCAAGCTCGAGCGCGCCGAGGCGGTGGCCGACGACGCCACGCTCAACGGCATCATCGAGGCCAGCGAGGCGGTGATGGTGGCGCGCGGCGATCTCGGCGTGGAGATCGGCGACGAGAAGCTGATCGGCATGCAGAAGCGCATCATCAAGCGCGCCCGCACCCTCAACCGCGCGGTGATCACCGCGACCCAGATGATGGAGTCGATGATCGGCTCGCCGCTGCCCACCCGCGCCGAGGTGTTCGACGTCGCCAACGCCGTGCTCGACGGCACCGACGCGGTGATGCTCTCGGCCGAGACCGC
This portion of the Billgrantia sulfidoxydans genome encodes:
- the pyk gene encoding pyruvate kinase, with translation MPKPPPHTPIRRTKIVATLGPASDREGVLEAMIRAGVDVVRLNFSHGSAADHRRRLIAVRQIADRLGRSVAALGDLQGPKIRIARFQDGAVVLEEGQPFVLDMALAGDAGDTTRVGCDYKQLIDDVAPGDRLLLDDGRLVLDVERVEGAQVHTTVVTGGKLSNNKGINKQGGGLSAPALTDKDKADLATAIEIGVDYLAVSFPRHAEDMHEARRLLGEAGKEIGLVAKLERAEAVADDATLNGIIEASEAVMVARGDLGVEIGDEKLIGMQKRIIKRARTLNRAVITATQMMESMIGSPLPTRAEVFDVANAVLDGTDAVMLSAETAAGDYPVETLEAMRRVCLGAERERIAQESGHRIHEGFSRIDETIALSAMYAANHLSGVAAIACMTSTGYTPLIASRIRSGLPIVGLAHSPVAQRRMALYRGVVSLPFDTTAMAAGELNDRALSLLVEQGIAEPGDHVILTRGDHMNAHGGTNTLKILEVGQP